A genomic window from Nomascus leucogenys isolate Asia chromosome 10, Asia_NLE_v1, whole genome shotgun sequence includes:
- the TSEN34 gene encoding tRNA-splicing endonuclease subunit Sen34 isoform X3, translating to MLVVEVANGRSLVWGAEAVQALRERLGVGGRTVGALPRGPRQNSRLGLPLLLMPEEARLLAEIGAVTLVSAPRPDPRHHSLALTSFKRQQEESFQEQSALAAEARETRRQELLEKITEGQAAKKQKLEQASGASSSQAAKEDETSDGQASGEQEEAGPSSSQAGPSNGVAPLPRSALLVQLATARPRPVKARPLDWRVQSKDWPHAGRPAHELRYSIYRDLWERGFFLSAAGKFGGDFLVYPGDPLRFHAHYIAQCWAPEDPIPLQDLVAAGRLGTSVRKTLLLCSPQPDGKVVYTSLQWASLQ from the exons ATGCTGGTGGTGGAGGTGGCGAACGGCCGCTCCCTGGTGTGGGGAGCCGAGGCGGTGCAGGCCCTCCGGGAGCGCCTGGGTGTGGGGGGCCGCACGGTAGGCGCCCTGCCCCGCGGGCCCCGCCAGAACTCGCGCCTGGGCCTCCCGCTGCTGCTGATGCCCGAAGAGGCGCGGCTCTTGGCCGAGATCGGCGCCGTGACTCTGGTCAGCGCCCCGCGCCCAGACCCTCGGCACCACAGCCTG GCCCTGACATCCTTCAAGCGCCAGCAAGAGGAGAGCTTCCAGGAGCAGAGCGCCTTGGCAGCTGAGGCCCGGGAGACCCGTCGTCAGGAGCTCCTGGAGAAGATTACGGAGGGCCAGGCTGCTAAGAAGCAGAAACTAGAACAGGCTTCAGGGGCCAGCTCGAGCCAGGCTGCCAAAGAGGATGAGACCAGTGATGGCCAGGCTTCGGGAGAGCAGGAGGAAGCCG gcccctcctcttccCAAGCAGGACCCTCAAATGGGGTAGCCCCCTTGCCCAGATCTGCTCTCCTTGTCCAGCTGGCCACTGCCAGGCCTCGACCGGTCAAGGCCAGGCCCCTGGACTGGCGTGTCCAGTCTAAAGACTGGCCCCACGCTGGCCGCCCTGCCCACGAGCTGCGCTACAGCATCTACAGAGACCTGTGGGAGCGAGGCTTCTTCCTCAGTGCGGCTGGCAAGTTCGGAGGTGACTTCCTGGTCTATCCTG gtgACCCCCTCCGCTTCCACGCCCATTACATCGCTCAGTGCTGGGCCCCCGAGGACCCCATCCCACTCCAAGACCTGGTTGCTGCTGGGCGCCTTGGAACCAGCGTCAGAAAGACCCTGCTCCTCTGTTCTCCGCAGCCTGATGGTAAGGTGGTCTACACCTCCCTGCAATGGGCCAGCCTGCAGTGA
- the TSEN34 gene encoding tRNA-splicing endonuclease subunit Sen34 isoform X2: MRRMLVVEVANGRSLVWGAEAVQALRERLGVGGRTVGALPRGPRQNSRLGLPLLLMPEEARLLAEIGAVTLVSAPRPDPRHHSLALTSFKRQQEESFQEQSALAAEARETRRQELLEKITEGQAAKKQKLEQASGASSSQAAKEDETSDGQASGEQEEAGPSSSQAGPSNGVAPLPRSALLVQLATARPRPVKARPLDWRVQSKDWPHAGRPAHELRYSIYRDLWERGFFLSAAGKFGGDFLVYPGDPLRFHAHYIAQCWAPEDPIPLQDLVAAGRLGTSVRKTLLLCSPQPDGKVVYTSLQWASLQ; encoded by the exons ATGAG GAGGATGCTGGTGGTGGAGGTGGCGAACGGCCGCTCCCTGGTGTGGGGAGCCGAGGCGGTGCAGGCCCTCCGGGAGCGCCTGGGTGTGGGGGGCCGCACGGTAGGCGCCCTGCCCCGCGGGCCCCGCCAGAACTCGCGCCTGGGCCTCCCGCTGCTGCTGATGCCCGAAGAGGCGCGGCTCTTGGCCGAGATCGGCGCCGTGACTCTGGTCAGCGCCCCGCGCCCAGACCCTCGGCACCACAGCCTG GCCCTGACATCCTTCAAGCGCCAGCAAGAGGAGAGCTTCCAGGAGCAGAGCGCCTTGGCAGCTGAGGCCCGGGAGACCCGTCGTCAGGAGCTCCTGGAGAAGATTACGGAGGGCCAGGCTGCTAAGAAGCAGAAACTAGAACAGGCTTCAGGGGCCAGCTCGAGCCAGGCTGCCAAAGAGGATGAGACCAGTGATGGCCAGGCTTCGGGAGAGCAGGAGGAAGCCG gcccctcctcttccCAAGCAGGACCCTCAAATGGGGTAGCCCCCTTGCCCAGATCTGCTCTCCTTGTCCAGCTGGCCACTGCCAGGCCTCGACCGGTCAAGGCCAGGCCCCTGGACTGGCGTGTCCAGTCTAAAGACTGGCCCCACGCTGGCCGCCCTGCCCACGAGCTGCGCTACAGCATCTACAGAGACCTGTGGGAGCGAGGCTTCTTCCTCAGTGCGGCTGGCAAGTTCGGAGGTGACTTCCTGGTCTATCCTG gtgACCCCCTCCGCTTCCACGCCCATTACATCGCTCAGTGCTGGGCCCCCGAGGACCCCATCCCACTCCAAGACCTGGTTGCTGCTGGGCGCCTTGGAACCAGCGTCAGAAAGACCCTGCTCCTCTGTTCTCCGCAGCCTGATGGTAAGGTGGTCTACACCTCCCTGCAATGGGCCAGCCTGCAGTGA
- the TSEN34 gene encoding tRNA-splicing endonuclease subunit Sen34 isoform X1, whose translation MRQKLRKTQRGNRRMLVVEVANGRSLVWGAEAVQALRERLGVGGRTVGALPRGPRQNSRLGLPLLLMPEEARLLAEIGAVTLVSAPRPDPRHHSLALTSFKRQQEESFQEQSALAAEARETRRQELLEKITEGQAAKKQKLEQASGASSSQAAKEDETSDGQASGEQEEAGPSSSQAGPSNGVAPLPRSALLVQLATARPRPVKARPLDWRVQSKDWPHAGRPAHELRYSIYRDLWERGFFLSAAGKFGGDFLVYPGDPLRFHAHYIAQCWAPEDPIPLQDLVAAGRLGTSVRKTLLLCSPQPDGKVVYTSLQWASLQ comes from the exons ATGAGGCAGAAGCTGAGAAAGACTCAAAGAGGAAACAG GAGGATGCTGGTGGTGGAGGTGGCGAACGGCCGCTCCCTGGTGTGGGGAGCCGAGGCGGTGCAGGCCCTCCGGGAGCGCCTGGGTGTGGGGGGCCGCACGGTAGGCGCCCTGCCCCGCGGGCCCCGCCAGAACTCGCGCCTGGGCCTCCCGCTGCTGCTGATGCCCGAAGAGGCGCGGCTCTTGGCCGAGATCGGCGCCGTGACTCTGGTCAGCGCCCCGCGCCCAGACCCTCGGCACCACAGCCTG GCCCTGACATCCTTCAAGCGCCAGCAAGAGGAGAGCTTCCAGGAGCAGAGCGCCTTGGCAGCTGAGGCCCGGGAGACCCGTCGTCAGGAGCTCCTGGAGAAGATTACGGAGGGCCAGGCTGCTAAGAAGCAGAAACTAGAACAGGCTTCAGGGGCCAGCTCGAGCCAGGCTGCCAAAGAGGATGAGACCAGTGATGGCCAGGCTTCGGGAGAGCAGGAGGAAGCCG gcccctcctcttccCAAGCAGGACCCTCAAATGGGGTAGCCCCCTTGCCCAGATCTGCTCTCCTTGTCCAGCTGGCCACTGCCAGGCCTCGACCGGTCAAGGCCAGGCCCCTGGACTGGCGTGTCCAGTCTAAAGACTGGCCCCACGCTGGCCGCCCTGCCCACGAGCTGCGCTACAGCATCTACAGAGACCTGTGGGAGCGAGGCTTCTTCCTCAGTGCGGCTGGCAAGTTCGGAGGTGACTTCCTGGTCTATCCTG gtgACCCCCTCCGCTTCCACGCCCATTACATCGCTCAGTGCTGGGCCCCCGAGGACCCCATCCCACTCCAAGACCTGGTTGCTGCTGGGCGCCTTGGAACCAGCGTCAGAAAGACCCTGCTCCTCTGTTCTCCGCAGCCTGATGGTAAGGTGGTCTACACCTCCCTGCAATGGGCCAGCCTGCAGTGA
- the MBOAT7 gene encoding lysophospholipid acyltransferase 7 isoform X1 produces MSPEEWTYLVVLLISIPIGFLFKKAGPGLKRWGAAAVGLGLTLFTCGPHTLHSLVTILGTWALIQAQPCSCHALALAWTFSYLLFFRALSLLGLPTPTPFTNAVQLLLTLKLVSLASEVQDLHLAQRKEMASGFSKGPTLGLLPDVPSLMETLSYSYCYVGIMTGPFFRYRTYLDWLEQPFPGAVPSLRPLLRRAWPAPLFGLLFLLSSHLFPLEAVREDAFYARPLPARLFYMIPVFFAFRMRFYVAWIAAECGCIAAGFGAYPVAAKARAGGGPTLQCPPPSSPEKAASLEYDYETIRNIDCYSTDFCVRVRDGMRYWNMTVQWWLAQYIYKSAPTRSYVLRSAWTMLLSAYWHGLHPGYYLSFLTIPLCLAAEGRLESALRGRLSPGGQKAWDWLHWFLKMRAYDYMCMGFVLLSLADTLRYWASIYFCIHFLALAALGLGLALGGGSPSRRKAASQPTSLAPEKLREE; encoded by the exons aTGTCGCCTGAAGAATGGACCTATCTAGTGGTTCTTCTTATCTCCATCCCCATCGGCTTCCTCTTTAAGAAAGCCG GTCCTGGGCTGAAGAGATGGGGGGCAGCCGCTGTGGGCCTGGGGCTCACCCTGTTCACCTGTGGCCCCCACACTTTGCATTCTCTGGTCACCATCCTCGGGACCTGGGCCCTCATTCAGGCCCAGCCCTG CTCCTGCCACGCCCTGGCTCTGGCCTGGACCTTCTCCTATCTCCTGTTCTTCCgagccctcagcctcctgggcctgCCCACTCCCACGCCCTTCACCAATGCCGTCCAGCTGCTGCTGACGCTGAAG CTGGTGAGCCTGGCCAGTGAAGTCCAGGacctgcacctggcccagaggaAGGAAATGGCCTCAGGCTTCAGCAAGGGGCCCACCCTGGGGCTGCTGCCCGACGTGCCTTCCCTGATGGAGACGCTCAGCTACAGCTACTGCTACGTGGGAATCATGACAG GCCCGTTCTTCCGCTACCGCACCTACCTGGATTGGCTGGAGCAGCCCTTCCCCGGGGCCGTGCCCAGCCTGCGGCCCCTGCTGCGCCGCGCCTGGCCGGCCCCGCTCTTCGGCCTGCTGTTCCTGCTCTCCTCTCACCTCTTCCCGCTGGAGGCCGTGCGCGAGGACGCCTTCTACGCCCGCCCGCTGCCCGCCCGTCTCTTCTACATGATCCCCGTCTTCTTCGCCTTCCGCATGCGCTTCTACGTGGCCTGGATTGCCGCCGAGTGCGGCTGCATTGCCGCTGGCTTTGGGGCCTACCCCGTGGCCGCCAAAGCCCGGGCCGGAGGCGGCCCCACCCTCCAATGCCCACCCCCTAGCAG TCCGGAGAAGGCGGCTTCCTTGGAGTATGACTATGAGACCATCCGCAACATCGACTGCTACAGCACAGATTTCTGCGTGCGGGTGCGCGATGGCATGCGGTACTGGAACATGACGGTGCAGTGGTGGCTGGCGCAGTATATCTACAAGAGCGCACCTACCCGTTCCTATGTCCTGCG GAGCGCCTGGACCATGCTGCTGAGCGCCTACTGGCACGGCCTCCACCCAGGCTACTACCTGAGCTTCCTGACCATCCCGCTGTGCCTGGCTGCTGAGGGCCGCCTGGAGTCAGCCCTGCGGGGACGGCTGAGCCCAGGGGGCCAGAAGGCCTGGGACTGGCTGCACTGGTTCCTGAAGATGCGTGCCTATGACTACATGTGCATGGGCTTCGTGCTGCTCTCCTTGGCTGACACACTTCGGTACTGGGCCTCCATCTACTTCTGTATCCACTTCCTGGCCCTGgcagccctggggctggggctggcttTGGGTGGGGGCAGCCCCAGCCGGCGGAAGGCAGCATCCCAGCCCACCAGCCTTGCCCCGGAGAAGCTCCGGGAGGAGTAA
- the MBOAT7 gene encoding lysophospholipid acyltransferase 7 isoform X2 — translation MGGSRCGPGAHPVHLWPPHFAFSGHHPRDLGPHSGPALLVSLASEVQDLHLAQRKEMASGFSKGPTLGLLPDVPSLMETLSYSYCYVGIMTGPFFRYRTYLDWLEQPFPGAVPSLRPLLRRAWPAPLFGLLFLLSSHLFPLEAVREDAFYARPLPARLFYMIPVFFAFRMRFYVAWIAAECGCIAAGFGAYPVAAKARAGGGPTLQCPPPSSPEKAASLEYDYETIRNIDCYSTDFCVRVRDGMRYWNMTVQWWLAQYIYKSAPTRSYVLRSAWTMLLSAYWHGLHPGYYLSFLTIPLCLAAEGRLESALRGRLSPGGQKAWDWLHWFLKMRAYDYMCMGFVLLSLADTLRYWASIYFCIHFLALAALGLGLALGGGSPSRRKAASQPTSLAPEKLREE, via the exons ATGGGGGGCAGCCGCTGTGGGCCTGGGGCTCACCCTGTTCACCTGTGGCCCCCACACTTTGCATTCTCTGGTCACCATCCTCGGGACCTGGGCCCTCATTCAGGCCCAGCCCTG CTGGTGAGCCTGGCCAGTGAAGTCCAGGacctgcacctggcccagaggaAGGAAATGGCCTCAGGCTTCAGCAAGGGGCCCACCCTGGGGCTGCTGCCCGACGTGCCTTCCCTGATGGAGACGCTCAGCTACAGCTACTGCTACGTGGGAATCATGACAG GCCCGTTCTTCCGCTACCGCACCTACCTGGATTGGCTGGAGCAGCCCTTCCCCGGGGCCGTGCCCAGCCTGCGGCCCCTGCTGCGCCGCGCCTGGCCGGCCCCGCTCTTCGGCCTGCTGTTCCTGCTCTCCTCTCACCTCTTCCCGCTGGAGGCCGTGCGCGAGGACGCCTTCTACGCCCGCCCGCTGCCCGCCCGTCTCTTCTACATGATCCCCGTCTTCTTCGCCTTCCGCATGCGCTTCTACGTGGCCTGGATTGCCGCCGAGTGCGGCTGCATTGCCGCTGGCTTTGGGGCCTACCCCGTGGCCGCCAAAGCCCGGGCCGGAGGCGGCCCCACCCTCCAATGCCCACCCCCTAGCAG TCCGGAGAAGGCGGCTTCCTTGGAGTATGACTATGAGACCATCCGCAACATCGACTGCTACAGCACAGATTTCTGCGTGCGGGTGCGCGATGGCATGCGGTACTGGAACATGACGGTGCAGTGGTGGCTGGCGCAGTATATCTACAAGAGCGCACCTACCCGTTCCTATGTCCTGCG GAGCGCCTGGACCATGCTGCTGAGCGCCTACTGGCACGGCCTCCACCCAGGCTACTACCTGAGCTTCCTGACCATCCCGCTGTGCCTGGCTGCTGAGGGCCGCCTGGAGTCAGCCCTGCGGGGACGGCTGAGCCCAGGGGGCCAGAAGGCCTGGGACTGGCTGCACTGGTTCCTGAAGATGCGTGCCTATGACTACATGTGCATGGGCTTCGTGCTGCTCTCCTTGGCTGACACACTTCGGTACTGGGCCTCCATCTACTTCTGTATCCACTTCCTGGCCCTGgcagccctggggctggggctggcttTGGGTGGGGGCAGCCCCAGCCGGCGGAAGGCAGCATCCCAGCCCACCAGCCTTGCCCCGGAGAAGCTCCGGGAGGAGTAA
- the LOC115836941 gene encoding transmembrane channel-like protein 4: MQARRAHRQRNASRDQVVYGSRTRTDQWVRLLRRSKEKTKEGFRSLQPWAWTLKRIGGQFGAGTESYFSLLRFLLLLNVLASVLMACMTLLPTWLGGAPPGPPGPDISSPCGPYNPHSQGLVTFATQLFNLLSGEGYLEWSPLFYGFYPPAHAWRSPTCAGPLPLASSASCSSCVGQWSSQPPAPPQAHRCPLC; the protein is encoded by the exons ATGCAGGCCAGACGGGCACACAg GCAAAGAAATGCCAGCAGGGACCAGGTGGTCTATGGCTCTAGAACTAGGACGGACCAATGGGTGCGGCTACTTCGGAGATCCAAGGAGAAAACAAAGGAAGGCTTTCGAAGCCTGCAGCCCTGGGCGTGGACACTGAAGAGGATCGGGG GCCAGTTTGGCGCCGGCACGGAGTCCTACTTCTCCCTGCTGCGCTTCCTGCTCCTTCTCAACGTGCTGGCGTCTGTGCTTATGGCCTGCATGACGCTGCTGCCCACCTGGTTGGGAGGCGCTCCCCCAGGCCCTCCCGGCCCCGACATCTCCTCGCCCTGCGGCCCCTATAACCCCCACTCCCAGGGCCTGGTCACCTTTGCCACCCAGCTCTTCAACTTGCTCTCGGGAGAA GGTTACCTGGAATGGTCCCCTCTCTTCTATGGCTTCTACCCCCCCGCCCACGCCTGGCGGTCACCTACCTGTGCTGGGCCTTTGCCGTTGGCCTCATCTGCCTCCTGCTCATCCTGCGTCGGTCAGTG GTCTTCCcagccccctgcccctccccaggcccaTCGCTGTCCTCTGTGCTGA
- the TMC4 gene encoding transmembrane channel-like protein 4, translating into MQARRAHRQRNASRDQVVYGSRTRTDQWVRLLRRSKEKTKEGFRSLQPWAWTLKRIGGQFGAGTESYFSLLRFLLLLNVLASVLMACMTLLPTWLGGAPPGPPGPDISSPCGPYNPHSQGLVTFATQLFNLLSGEGYLEWSPLFYGFYPPRPRLAVTYLCWAFAVGLICLLLILRRSVSGLKQTLLAESEALTSYSHRVFSAWDFGLCGDVHVRLRQRIILYELKVELEETVVRRQAAVRTLGQQARVWLVRVLLNLLVVALLGAAFYGIYWATGCTVELQEMPLVQELPLLKLGVNYLPSIFIAVVNFVLPPVFKLIAPLEGYTRSRQIVFILLRTVFLRLASLVVLLFSLWNQITCGGDSEAEDCKTCGYNYKELPCWETVLGQEMYKLLLFDLLTVLAVALLIQFPRKLLCGLCPGALGRLAGTQEFQVPDEVLGLIYAQTVVWVGSFFCPLLPLLNTVKFLLLFYLKKLTLFSTCSPAARTFRASTANFFFPLVLLLGLAISSVPLLYSIFLIPPSKLCGPFRGQSSIWAQIPESISSLPETTQNFLFFLGTQAFAVPLLLISSILMAYTVALANSYGRLISELKRQRETEAQNKVFLARRTVALTSTKPAL; encoded by the exons ATGCAGGCCAGACGGGCACACAg GCAAAGAAATGCCAGCAGGGACCAGGTGGTCTATGGCTCTAGAACTAGGACGGACCAATGGGTGCGGCTACTTCGGAGATCCAAGGAGAAAACAAAGGAAGGCTTTCGAAGCCTGCAGCCCTGGGCGTGGACACTGAAGAGGATCGGGG GCCAGTTTGGCGCCGGCACGGAGTCCTACTTCTCCCTGCTGCGCTTCCTGCTCCTTCTCAACGTGCTGGCGTCTGTGCTTATGGCCTGCATGACGCTGCTGCCCACCTGGTTGGGAGGCGCTCCCCCAGGCCCTCCCGGCCCCGACATCTCCTCGCCCTGCGGCCCCTATAACCCCCACTCCCAGGGCCTGGTCACCTTTGCCACCCAGCTCTTCAACTTGCTGTCGGGAGAA GGTTACCTGGAATGGTCCCCTCTCTTCTATGGCTTCTACCCGCCCCGCCCACGCCTGGCGGTCACCTACCTGTGCTGGGCCTTTGCCGTTGGCCTCATCTGCCTCCTGCTCATCCTGCGTCG CTCGGTGTCTGGGCTGAAGCAGACACTGCTGGCGGAGTCCGAGGCTCTGACCAGCTACAGCCACCGGGTGTTCTCGGCCTGGGACTTCGGCCTCTGCGGGGACGTCCACGTGCGGCTGCGACAGCGCATCATCTTGTACGAATTAAAG GTGGAGCTGGAGGAGACAGTGGTGCGGCGCCAGGCTGCGGTGCGGACGCTGGGCCAGCAAGCCAGGGTTTGGTTGGTGCGGGTGCTGCTCAACCTGCTGGTGGTCGCGCTCCTGGGGGCAGCCTTCTATGGCATCTACTGGGCTACGGGGTGCACCGTGGAGCTGCAG GAGATGCCCCTTGTCCAGGAGTTGCCACTGCTGAAGCTTGGGGTGAATTACCTTCCGTCCATCTTCATCGCTGTGGTCAACTTTGTTCTGCCGCCCGTGTTCAAGCTCATTGCTCCACTGGAGGGCTACACTCGGAGTCGCCAGATCGTTTTTATCCTGCTCAG GACCGTGTTTCTTCGCCTGGCCTCCCTGGTGGTGCTGCTCTTCTCTCTCTGGAATCAGATCACTTGTGGGGGCGACTCCGAGGCTGAGGACTGCAAAACCTGTGGCTACAATTACAAAGAACTTCCG tGCTGGGAGACTGTCCTGGGCCAGGAAATGTACAAACTTCTGCTCTTTGATCTGCTGACTGTCTTGGCAGTCGCGCTGCTCATCCAGTTTCCTAGAAA GCTCCTCTGTGGCCTCTGTCCTGGGGCGCTGGGTCGtctggcgggaacccaggagttccaggtgcCCGACGAGGTGCTGGGGCTCATCTACGCGCAGACGGTGGTCTGGGTGGGGAGTTTTTTCTGCCCTTTACTGCCCCTGCTTAACACGGTCAAGTTCCTGCTGCTTTTTTACCTGAAGAAG CTTACCCTCTTCTCCACCTGCTCCCCGGCTGCCCGCACCTTCCGGGCCTCCACGGCgaatttctttttccccttggtCCTTCTCCTGGGTCTGGCCATCTCCAGTGTTCCCCTGCTTTACAGCATCTTCCT GATCCCGCCTTCTAAGCTGTGTGGTCCATTCCGGGGGCAGTCGTCCATCTGGGCCCAGATCCCTGAGTCTATTTCCAGCCTCCCTGAGACCACCCAgaacttccttttcttcctggggACCCAGGCTTTTGCTGTGCCCCTTCTGCTGATCTCCAG CATCCTGATGGCGTACACTGTGGCTCTGGCTAACTCCTACGGACGCCTCATCTCTGAGCTCAAACGTCAGAGAGAGACG GAGGCGCAGAATAAAGTCTTCCTGGCACGGCGCACTGTGGCGCTGACCTCCACCAAACCGGCTCTGTGA